The following proteins come from a genomic window of Paenibacillus sp. CAA11:
- the coaBC gene encoding bifunctional phosphopantothenoylcysteine decarboxylase/phosphopantothenate--cysteine ligase CoaBC: MLTGKRIVLGVTGGIAAFKAASLCSKLVQQGAEVRVIMTSSATKFITELTLQSLSKAPVYTDTFDEKNPAVIAHINLADWADLVLVAPATANIIGKMAAGLADDMLSTTLLATEAPIMLAPAMNVHMYQHPAVMRNLAELAARGVMLVEPGEGLLACGYVGKGRMEEPEQIVAVVGAYFERQARYQSLPLAGKKVVITAGGTIERIDPVRYITNDSSGKMGFALAEAARELGAEVRLIAGSTQVAPPPGIQVQRVQSAEDMLQAVMAEFSDSDIVIKAAAVADYRPAVTQERKIKKSGDTMTLELVKTVDILEQLGKHKQRQFLIGFAAETHDVESYAMDKLKRKNCDLIVANDVTVEGAGFGTDTNVIQVYDAEGLALSLPKVSKREAALQILELACGRLTGASR; encoded by the coding sequence GTGTTAACCGGTAAAAGAATTGTGCTGGGAGTTACAGGGGGAATCGCTGCATTTAAGGCGGCATCATTATGCAGTAAGCTGGTTCAACAAGGAGCAGAAGTCCGAGTAATTATGACAAGTTCTGCAACGAAGTTCATTACGGAACTTACGCTGCAATCCTTATCCAAGGCTCCGGTATATACAGATACTTTTGACGAGAAGAACCCTGCTGTGATTGCTCACATTAATCTGGCGGACTGGGCGGACCTAGTGCTTGTAGCTCCAGCAACAGCCAATATCATCGGGAAAATGGCTGCGGGGCTAGCTGATGATATGCTATCTACTACCTTGCTGGCTACAGAAGCCCCGATTATGCTGGCCCCGGCTATGAATGTGCATATGTACCAGCATCCAGCCGTGATGCGTAATCTTGCAGAGCTTGCAGCCCGAGGAGTCATGCTGGTTGAGCCTGGGGAAGGGCTTCTGGCTTGCGGATATGTAGGCAAGGGGCGTATGGAGGAGCCGGAACAAATTGTAGCCGTAGTCGGAGCCTATTTTGAACGCCAAGCCCGCTATCAGAGTCTGCCGCTTGCCGGAAAAAAGGTTGTTATCACGGCTGGGGGAACGATTGAACGCATTGATCCTGTCCGGTATATCACGAACGACTCTTCCGGCAAGATGGGCTTTGCACTGGCCGAAGCAGCCAGAGAGCTCGGAGCAGAGGTGCGTCTTATTGCAGGAAGCACTCAGGTAGCTCCGCCGCCAGGAATTCAGGTTCAGCGGGTACAATCCGCGGAGGACATGCTGCAGGCCGTGATGGCAGAGTTCAGTGATAGTGATATCGTGATTAAGGCTGCCGCGGTGGCGGATTATCGGCCTGCTGTTACACAGGAGCGCAAGATCAAGAAATCCGGTGATACGATGACGCTTGAGCTGGTAAAAACAGTGGATATTTTGGAGCAGCTGGGCAAGCACAAGCAGAGACAATTTCTCATTGGATTTGCGGCAGAGACTCATGATGTAGAAAGTTACGCTATGGATAAATTAAAACGGAAGAACTGCGATCTCATCGTGGCTAACGATGTGACGGTTGAAGGAGCTGGATTCGGAACGGATACGAACGTGATCCAAGTGTATGATGCAGAGGGCTTAGCGTTATCCCTTCCTAAAGTCTCTAAGCGTGAAGCTGCCCTGCAAATTTTGGAGCTGGCTTGCGGCCGGCTGACGGGAGCTTCCCGCTGA